In a single window of the Panthera leo isolate Ple1 chromosome A1, P.leo_Ple1_pat1.1, whole genome shotgun sequence genome:
- the MOCS2 gene encoding molybdopterin synthase sulfur carrier subunit isoform X3, translating into MVLRCQVEVLYFAKSAEIAGIRSETISVPQEIKALQLWNEIEARHPGLADVRNQVIFAVRQEYVELGDQLLQLQSGDEIAIIPPISGG; encoded by the exons ATGGTGTTGCGGTGCCAG gTTGAAGTGTTGTATTTTGCAAAAAGTGCTGAAATTGCAGGAATTCGCTCTGAGACTATTTCTGTGccacaagaaataaaagcattgcAGCTGTGGAATGAGATAGAAGCACGACATCCTGG ATTGGCTGATGTCAGAAATCAGGTGATATTTGCTGTCCGTCAAGAATATGTCGAGCTTGGAGATCAACTCCTCCAGCTTCAGTCAGGAGATGAAATTGCCATTATCCCCCCCATTAGTGGAGGGTAG